Proteins from a genomic interval of Diaphorobacter sp. HDW4A:
- a CDS encoding RidA family protein translates to MSVYDKLKELNITLPPVATPAAAYVPFVQTGKLVFLSGHIARKDGAVWAGQLGKNVTTDEGKQAARAVAIDLLGTLHAATGDLNRIKRIVKLMSLVNSTGDFTEQHLVTNGASELMAQVFGNEKGAHARSAFGVAQIPLGACVEIELIAELAD, encoded by the coding sequence ATGAGCGTTTACGACAAACTCAAGGAACTCAACATCACTCTGCCCCCAGTGGCCACACCCGCAGCCGCGTACGTGCCCTTCGTGCAGACCGGCAAGCTCGTGTTCCTCTCGGGCCACATCGCACGCAAGGACGGCGCCGTCTGGGCCGGCCAGCTCGGCAAGAACGTTACCACCGATGAAGGCAAACAAGCCGCACGCGCCGTCGCCATCGACCTGCTCGGCACCCTGCACGCTGCAACCGGTGACCTCAACCGCATCAAGCGCATCGTCAAACTCATGAGCCTCGTGAACTCCACCGGCGACTTCACCGAACAGCACCTCGTCACCAACGGCGCCAGCGAACTCATGGCCCAGGTCTTCGGCAACGAAAAAGGTGCCCACGCCCGCAGCGCCTTCGGCGTAGCGCAGATTCCCCTGGGTGCCTGCGTAGAAATCGAGCTGATCGCCGAACTGGCGGACTAA
- the pdxY gene encoding pyridoxal kinase PdxY translates to MTTPLVLTIQSHVAYGHVGNDAAMLPLQLLGIQPVAIHTVQFSNHTGYGEFKGQVFQPAHIADVLDGLRARGVLSRCVAVLSGYLGDAGVGEEILSAVQEVRAAHPKAHYLCDPVMGDVGRGIFVRPGIPEFLRKRALSMASVITPNHYEFELLCGGDTPLTTVPAAIKAARSMLAHMHDVKSALIVITSLRTDDLPQDSLATLAVTANHAWLVQTPYVNLQPLPNGMGDVFSSVLLGHLIQGNTAPVAVASAVSTLYALVQRTQSGERDLPLVACRDQIINPSEQFSANPVST, encoded by the coding sequence ATGACGACCCCACTGGTGCTGACGATTCAATCGCATGTGGCGTATGGCCATGTGGGGAACGATGCGGCGATGCTGCCGCTGCAACTGCTCGGCATCCAGCCCGTCGCCATCCACACCGTCCAATTCTCCAACCACACCGGCTACGGCGAATTCAAAGGTCAGGTCTTCCAGCCCGCCCACATCGCGGACGTGCTTGATGGCCTGCGCGCACGCGGCGTGCTCTCCCGTTGCGTAGCAGTGCTGTCGGGCTATCTGGGCGACGCCGGTGTCGGAGAGGAAATTCTCTCGGCGGTGCAGGAGGTGCGCGCAGCACACCCCAAGGCGCACTACCTCTGCGACCCAGTGATGGGCGACGTGGGACGCGGTATTTTCGTGCGCCCCGGCATTCCGGAATTCCTGCGCAAGCGTGCGCTCTCAATGGCCAGCGTGATCACGCCCAACCACTACGAATTCGAACTGCTGTGCGGCGGCGACACACCGCTCACCACGGTGCCCGCAGCCATCAAGGCCGCGCGCAGCATGCTCGCTCACATGCATGACGTGAAATCGGCGCTCATCGTCATCACCAGCCTGCGCACCGACGACCTGCCACAAGACAGCCTCGCGACGCTCGCCGTCACCGCCAATCACGCATGGCTGGTGCAGACGCCCTACGTCAATCTGCAGCCGCTGCCCAATGGCATGGGCGACGTGTTTTCATCCGTGCTGCTAGGCCATCTGATTCAGGGCAACACGGCGCCCGTGGCGGTCGCAAGCGCGGTGAGCACGCTCTACGCGCTGGTCCAGCGCACGCAATCGGGCGAGCGCGACCTGCCGCTGGTCGCCTGCCGGGATCAAATCATCAATCCGAGCGAACAGTTTTCCGCCAACCCGGTATCAACGTAA